ATGTACATCCCAATCAAAAATTGGATTTTTTAGAACAGACCTAAAACCATCCACAACATTGGCATGTTTACCTTTTAATAGGGTGTCAATTTCTTGAGGGTTATAAAATTTGGATGAGGATACATGCACAACCTCTACATCAAATAAATGGTTGTAGTGATTGGGCTGTATACCTAGATTTATCTCTATTTCTTTTAAATACTCGTTAAAGGGGCAAACCTCGTGATAGGTGCAAACAACTTTTTGGCTAAATGTGGCCAAGGGATAAATTTCGCTCTCTATGAGCCTTACTTTAGAAGCTGAAATAAGCTGGCTCCATTGTTTAAACTCAGTACTTGATGGAGGGTTCTCAACCTTTAACCAAGAATTTAGAATTTTTCTGTGATCACTATCCAAACTAGAATCTTCCTTAATGGCCTTCTCTACTACATTTATTTCTGAGGTGGATAACAGGTCGTCTGACCAGATGACGTAAAATATTGGGACATATTGAAGTATTCCCGGGGGATAAATATTCTTTTTCATAATTTGAAATTACAAAATTAATTGGCCATAAAATAATCTCTAATCTTGCTTTTGTAAGCCTAGAAATCCTTTTTCTTTTTCCGCTATCTTTGTGAAGAAGGCACGTTTTTGGATCGTTCCAAAATTCATGTCAATTTAATTCCACTGAATGTGGAATCTATGATACTATCGGTAATGTTATGAACGAATTTTTGGACCCTACTGGGGATGGTTTCTCTAGCGAGGAACTGGATATAGAAAAGGCTTTACGGCCGGTAACCTTCGATGATTTTACGGGTCAGGAACAGGTACTGGAAAACCTAAAGGTATTTGTGGAGGCAGCCAATCAAAGAGGAGAGGCGTTAGATCATACCTTGTTTCATGGCCCTCCAGGTCTAGGGAAAACTACATTGGCACATATTCTAGCTAACGAGCTAGGTGTTGGAATTAAAATAACTTCGGGTCCGGTGCTGGATAAGCCAGGAGATTTAGCGGGACTTTTAACCAATTTGGATGAGCGCGATGTGCTTTTTATAGATGAGATACATCGGTTAAGCCCCATAGTTGAGGAATACTTGTATTCGGCTATGGAGGATTACCGAATTGATATCATGATTGAAACAGGTCCCAACGCACGATCGGTGCAAATCAATTTAAGCCCGTTTACTTTAATAGGGGCAACAACACGTTCGGGATTACTAACGGCTCCCATGCGTGCCCGTTTTGGTATTCAAAGCCGCCTTCAATATTATTCCACCGAATTGTTATCCACTATTGTAGAACGTAGTGCTGAAATTTTGAAAGTGCCGATATCTCTGGATGCCGCAATTGAAATAGCAGGTAGGAGTAGGGGAACACCTAGAATATGCAATGCCCTTTTAAGGAGGGTACGGGATTTTGCCCAAATTAAGGGCAATGGAAAAATTGATATGGATATATCCAAGTTTAGTTTAAAAGCCTTGAACGTAGATGCGCATGGGCTGGATGAAATGGACAATAAAATATTGACTACGATAATCGACAAATTCAAAGGTGGTCCTGTGGGAATAACTACTTTAGCGACGGCGGTCTCTGAAAGTGCCGAAACCATAGAAGAAGTATACGAACCTTTTTTAATTCAGCAAGGATTTATTATGCGCACTCCACGCGGAAGAGAGGTGACGGAATTGGCGTATAAGCATTTAGGAAGAATAAAAGGAAATGTTCAAGGAGGATTATTTTAAATGAAAAACCTTCCCAGAGTTACAGGATATCAAGTCTTTAAAAATAGAAAAAGCATACTTAAAAATCCTTTGCCTTTTCATCACACCAACTTCAAAAGATTGGGTGATACCTTCAAAGTAAGCGTTGGGCCAGCAAAAACCATCGTCTTTACTAGGGACCCTGGATTTATCAAACATATCCTCCAAAAACAGCATAGGAAATACCACAAATCTTCATTACAAACAAAGGACCTGGCCAAATATATTGGCAAGGGACTATTAACATCAAATGGGGAACACTGGCGCGCACATCGTAGAATGGTACAACCGGCCTTTCACAAAAAAAAACTGGAAGGCTTGTTGAGCACTATGAAAAAAGCTATTGAAGACGAACTTTTGCGCATTCGTCCAAATGAAGTTCAAGATGTATATCCACTAATGGGTGATTTGGCTTTTCAGGTAGTCGCCAAGTCT
This sequence is a window from Maribacter aestuarii. Protein-coding genes within it:
- the ruvB gene encoding Holliday junction branch migration DNA helicase RuvB, which encodes MNEFLDPTGDGFSSEELDIEKALRPVTFDDFTGQEQVLENLKVFVEAANQRGEALDHTLFHGPPGLGKTTLAHILANELGVGIKITSGPVLDKPGDLAGLLTNLDERDVLFIDEIHRLSPIVEEYLYSAMEDYRIDIMIETGPNARSVQINLSPFTLIGATTRSGLLTAPMRARFGIQSRLQYYSTELLSTIVERSAEILKVPISLDAAIEIAGRSRGTPRICNALLRRVRDFAQIKGNGKIDMDISKFSLKALNVDAHGLDEMDNKILTTIIDKFKGGPVGITTLATAVSESAETIEEVYEPFLIQQGFIMRTPRGREVTELAYKHLGRIKGNVQGGLF